The following nucleotide sequence is from Nitrospirota bacterium.
GCACGTCCACGGGGATCAGGACAAGATCTACATCGTCCTAGAAGGGCAGGGGACTTTCCGGGTCGGGCAAGAAGAACAAGTCTTGGAACCGGGGCAGGGCACCCTCGCCCCGGCCGGGGAGGAGCATGGGGTCCGCAACCACACCAAGGACCGGCTCCGGGTGCTGGTCTTCGTCGCGCCGAATCCCTCCTGAGAAGTCTACAGGAGAGCGCGACAGGCAACGGGTGGGAGAACGGTGTCGGCCCAGCCGACCGCCTCCTGCCCGTTGCCTTCTGCGCTCGAGACCGCTCCGTTACTGCGCGGGCGGAGTGATTTCCGTCTGCGGCACCTCCGGCTTCCACGGAGTCTGCGGCATCAACGGAGCCGGCTTTGCCCCGGGGGACGCCACCAGCACCGCGATCGCTCCCCGCAGCGCCCCGGTCAGGGAATGGGTCACGAGGGGATAGGCGCCGGCCGACTCCACCACCACGTCAAAGGTCGCGGCGCCGCCCGGCCCCACCACGTAGGTCTGCACCCCCTTCAGACTGTTGGCGGGATTGCCGCTCTCATACACGTTGTCCCAGATCTCTCCGATCGGGTGGAACGCGGAAAACTCGTTGGGGCCCGCGTTCACGAAGTAGATCCGGACCCGCTCGCCCGGCTTGGCTTCCAGCGCCTTCCCACCGG
It contains:
- a CDS encoding cupin domain-containing protein, translating into MKIVKLSDYHQFSSEKMKKNNIFQTPRFFCDVYCFEPGQEQKGHVHGDQDKIYIVLEGQGTFRVGQEEQVLEPGQGTLAPAGEEHGVRNHTKDRLRVLVFVAPNPS